The following are encoded in a window of Streptomyces sp. 11x1 genomic DNA:
- a CDS encoding proline dehydrogenase family protein: MLGPVILAASRSDRIRRLISAAPVTKQVVDRFIAGERVDDIVPVIRELTGRGLDVTLDVVGEDITRPEQAAAARDAYLELIDLLKELELGERAEMSVKLSLFGQALDGGHELALANVRPVVEAAAAIGTTVTLDAEDHTTLDSMFAIHDELRRDFPQTGCVIQAYLFRTEADARRLAENGSRVRLVKGAYKEPADVAFQQKAEIDKAYVRVLKILMDGEGYPMIGSHDPRLISITQELAHRAGRKLDEYEFQMLYGIRGDEHLRLAAEGHRMRVYTAYGTDWYGYFMRRLAEKPANLRFFLRAMVSKG, translated from the coding sequence GTGCTGGGTCCCGTGATTCTCGCCGCGTCGCGCAGCGACCGGATACGACGCCTGATCTCGGCGGCGCCCGTGACCAAGCAGGTCGTCGACCGCTTCATCGCGGGTGAACGCGTCGACGACATCGTGCCCGTCATCCGGGAGCTCACCGGCCGGGGTCTCGACGTGACGCTGGACGTCGTCGGCGAGGACATCACCCGTCCGGAGCAGGCGGCCGCCGCGCGTGACGCCTATCTGGAGCTGATCGACCTGCTGAAGGAGCTGGAGCTCGGCGAGCGCGCCGAGATGTCCGTGAAGCTCTCCCTCTTCGGCCAGGCCCTCGACGGCGGCCACGAGCTCGCCCTCGCCAACGTCCGCCCGGTCGTCGAGGCCGCCGCCGCGATCGGCACGACGGTCACGCTCGACGCGGAGGACCACACCACCCTCGACTCGATGTTCGCCATCCACGACGAGCTGCGCCGCGACTTCCCGCAGACCGGCTGCGTCATCCAGGCCTACCTCTTCCGCACCGAGGCCGACGCCCGCCGCCTGGCGGAGAACGGCAGCCGGGTGCGGCTGGTGAAGGGCGCCTACAAGGAGCCCGCCGACGTGGCCTTCCAGCAGAAGGCCGAGATCGACAAGGCGTACGTCCGCGTCCTGAAGATCCTCATGGACGGGGAGGGGTACCCGATGATCGGGTCCCACGACCCGCGCCTGATCTCCATCACGCAGGAACTCGCCCACCGCGCCGGACGCAAGCTCGACGAGTACGAGTTCCAGATGCTGTACGGCATCCGCGGCGACGAGCACCTGCGGCTCGCCGCCGAGGGACACCGGATGCGGGTCTACACCGCGTACGGCACGGACTGGTACGGCTACTTCATGCGCCGCCTCGCGGAGAAGCCCGCCAACCTGCGGTTCTTCCTCCGCGCCATGGTCAGCAAGGGCTGA